The Medicago truncatula cultivar Jemalong A17 chromosome 4, MtrunA17r5.0-ANR, whole genome shotgun sequence genome includes a region encoding these proteins:
- the LOC25479421 gene encoding structure-specific endonuclease subunit slx1 isoform X2 → MRTLSQTFRSIKRPISNPKLSKCSSSSPKKSELKPKSESSSWCVYLILSTNHPIKTYVGVTTNFPRRLKEHNGDLKGGAKASRAGRPWICACIVCGFTNRSEVASSAPVASSSAAARARPKNEKGNKTDPAWEYAISIKQDKKGEM, encoded by the exons ATGAGAACGCTATCTCAGACATTTCGCTCCATCAAACGCCCAATTTCAAACCCTAAATTATCCAAATGTTCTTCATCATCGCctaaaaaatcagaattaaaaccaaaatcagaatcatcatcatggTGTGTTTATCTCATTCTCTCCACCAATCATCCAATCAAAACCTACGTTGGCGTCACTACCAATTTCCCTCGCCG TTTGAAGGAGCATAACGGTGATCTTAAAGGTGGTGCAAAAGCTTCACGTGCTGGAAGGCCGTGGATTTGTGCATGTATCGTTTGTGGCTTTACAAACCGAAGTGAAG TTGCTTCTTCAGCTCCAGTAGCTTCTTCATCTGCTGCTGCTAGGGCAAGgccaaaaaatgaaaaaggaaataaaactGATCCAGCATGGGAGTATGCTATTTCTATTAAGCAGGATAAGAAGGGTGAAATGTAG
- the LOC25479419 gene encoding structural maintenance of chromosomes protein 1 encodes MSLGKIHRLEIENFKSYKGSQIIGPFAGFTAIIGPNGAGKSNLMDAICFVLGVRTFHLRGSQLTDLIYDDSEKQKNERSALVRLIYQLADKSEIQFARTITATGASQYFIDDNVVTWDVYNAKLISLDILVKARNFLVFQGYVESIASKNPKELTLLFEQISGSDQFKREYDKLEDEKNSAEEKMALVYQKKKTILMEKKKKKEQKKKAEEHLRLQDELKSKKEEHFLWKLFNIENDFAKTTEELEVDKTSCEGVGKEVEKFEHEANEKEKELANCVEEIKLLEEKITEISNKLDDKTRPDVIKLKEKISRINLKIEKVKKELCKKGEERKRHANDIAMLKRSIWDLEAKKDDLQEKGRNVGGQIKLDGNDLEEYSRIKEEVRIKTANLREKKELLDGQQRGDSEAQTNLEETLQQLKNRESELDSKEKQMRERLDNFAKNKDDLENTKRELCLLQEKQSDFKREYHNLKKKIGDVVNELHELKSDRYENERDAKFADTVATLKRLFQGVHGRMTDICRPTQKKYNLAVTVAMGKLMDAIVVEDENTAKECIRHLKELRFPPQTFIPLQSIRVNLIIERLRSLGGTTKLVFDVIQFDPSLERAILFAVGNTLVCEDLEEAKILSWTGERLKVVTVDGILLTKSGTMTGGTSGGMEARSKKWDAKKFEESSQKKEKYESKLEELGSIRDMHHIKVSEVEEKISELKKKAQYAEIEKQCIEKKLPTLSDEKGTIKKQIERVSPELIKLRAAVEKRNAEIRELEKSINEITDEIYKDFSKSVGVANIREYEETQLKASQNAAEERLNLSSQLSKLKYQLEYEQNRDMSSRIQELESSLSALKNDLKGLQNKEAEAKLAAENANKEISQLKGEYEKWKSKSEDCEKEIQELKKRASAAKTNLSKLNHQIKSKEEQIEKLMGKKQEIQEKCKLEQINLPIISDPMDTDSSTGPVFDFDELSRTLRNRRHCDRDKIEVEYKKNMDALMSKIESTAPNLKALKQYDALDEKERLITEEFEAVMKEEKERTDSFNAIKQERYNLFMGAFNRISGNIDKIYKQLTKSNTHLFGGTAYLYLENEDDPFQHGIKYTAMPPTKAFFDMDQLSGGEKTISALALIFSIHSYKPSPFFILDEVDAALDNLNVAKVASFIRSKSCEGARANQDTNDGKGFQIIQISQKNHFYDKAEVLVGVCRDSKSGSSRTLSLDLTKYRES; translated from the exons CAGCGAGAAACAGAAGAACGAACGTTCTGCCTTAGTTCGATTGATTTATCAACTCGCAGACAAATCTGAGATTCAATTTGCAAGAACCATCACTGCCACAGGCGCAAGTCAGTACTTTATCGACGACAATGTGGTTACCTGGGATGTCTACAATGCTAAACTCATATcccttgacattcttgtcaaaGCTCGGAATTTCTTGGTCTTTCAGGGTTATGTGGAATCCATAGCATCGAAAAATCCAAAGGAACTTACTTTACTCTTCGAACAGATATCTGGCTCGGATCAATTCAAGAGAGAGTACGACAAGTtggaagatgaaaaaaattctGCAGAGGAGAAAATGGCGCTTGTTTATCAGAAGAAAAAGACTATTTTGatggagaaaaagaagaagaaagaacaaaagaaaaaggcaGAGGAACATCTTCGGTTGCAAGACGAATTGAAATCTAAGAAAGAGGAACATTTCTTGTGGAAGTTGTTCAATATAGAGAATGATTTTGCTAAAACCACTGAGGAACTTGAAGTTGATAAAACAAGTTGTGAAGGTGTTGGTAAAGAggtagaaaaatttgaacatgaagccaatgaaaaggaaaaagagcTAGCCAATTGTGTTGAAGAGATTAAGCTACTTGAGGAGAAAATAACTGAGATAAGCAACAAACTTGATGACAAGACTCGACCCGATGTTATCAAGTTAAAGGAGAAAATATCTCGtatcaatttgaaaattgaaaaggtgAAGAAGGAGCTCTGCAAAAAAGGTGAAGAACGAAAGAGGCATGCTAATgatatagcaatgttaaagagAAGTATCTGGGATCTTGAGGCGAAAAAGGATGACCTACAGGAAAAGGGTCGAAATGTTGGTGGTCAGATTAAGTTAGATGGCAATGACTTGGAAGAATATAGTAGAATAAAAGAGGAAGTTAGGATAAAAACTGCAAATcttagagagaaaaaagaacTTCTTGATGGGCAGCAACGTGGTGATAGTGAAGCTCAAACTAATTTGGAAGAAACTCTTCAACAATTAAAAAACCGGGAGTCGGAGCTggattcaaaggaaaaacagaTGCGAGAAAGGCTTGATAATTTTGCAAAGAATAAGGATGACCTGGAAAACACGAAGAGAGAGCTGTGTCTGTTGCAGGAAAAGCAAAGTGATTTCAAGCGAGAATATCataacttgaagaaaaaaattggtgaTGTAGTAAATGAACTACACGAATTAAAATCTGATAGATATGAAAACGAGAGAGATGCTAAGTTTGCTGATACTGTGGCGACTCTAAAACGCTTGTTTCAAGGAGTCCATGGTCGCATGACTGATATTTGTAGACCAACACAGAAGAAGTATAATCTAGCCGTTACCGTTGCAATGGGTAAATTAATggatgcaattgttgttgaggATGAAAATACCGCGAAGGAATGCATCAGACATTTAAAAGAGCTGCGGTTTCCTCCCCAGACATTTATTCCTTTACAGTCTATTCGTGTGAATCTAATAATCGAAAGATTACGCTCGTTAGGGGGTACCACAAAACTGGTTTTTGATGTGATTCAGTTTGATCCTTCCTTGGAGAGGGCAATTCTCTTTGCTGTTGGGAACACTCTTGTTTGTGAAGATCTTGAGGAGGCCAAAATTTTAAGCTGGACTGGTGAGAGGTTAAAAGTTGTGACTGTGGACGGAATTCTTCTGACAAAATCTGGCACAATGACTGGTGGCACTAGTGGTGGAATGGAAGCAAGGTCAAAAAAGTGGGATGCCAAGAAATTTGAAGAATCTTCCCAGAAGAAAGAGAAGTATGAATCGAAGTTGGAAGAGCTAGGATCAATTAGAGATATGCATCATATTAAAGTGTCTGAAGTAGAGGAAAAAATTAGCGAACTCAAGAAGAAAGCTCAATATGCTGAGATTGAAAAGCAATGCATTGAAAAGAAGCTTCCAACATTGAGCGATGAAAAGGGGACtatcaaaaaacaaattgaacgAGTTAGTCCAGAACTGATCAAGTTAAGAGCTGCTGTTGAAAAGAGAAATGCAGAAATACGCGAGCTTGAGAAGAGTATAAATGAAATCACCGATGAGATATACAAAGACTTCAGCAAGTCAGTTGGGGTTGCAAACATTCGCGAGTATGAAGAAACTCAACTCAAGGCTTCTCAAAATGCAGCAGAGGAGAGACTGAACCTGAGTAGCcaactttcaaaattaaaatatcagtTGGAGTATGAGCAAAATCGGGACATGAGTTCTCGAATTCAAGAATTGGAATCTTCACTGAGTGCTTTAAAGAATGATTTAAAGGGGCTACAGAACAAAGAGGCCGAAGCAAAGTTAGCAGCGGAGAATGCTAATAAAGAGATCAGTCAGTTGAAGGGTGAATATGAAAAGTGGAAATCCAAGTCAGAGGATTGTGAAAAGGAAATTCAGGAACTGAAGAAGAGGGCTTCTGCAGCCAAAACAAACTTATCCAAACTTAATCATCAGATTAAGTCAAAGGAGGAACAGATTGAGAAGTTAATGGGGAAAAAGCAGGAAATACAAGAAAAGTGTAAGCTGGAGCAGATTAACCTTCCAATCATATCAGATCCTATGGATACCGATAGCTCAACAGGTCCAGTTTTTGACTTTGATGAGCTCAGTAGGACACTGAGAAATAGGAGACACTGTGACAGGGATAAAATAGAGGTAGAATACAAGAAAAACATGGATGCGTTGATGTCTAAGATCGAAAGTACAGCGCCAAATTTGAAGGCATTGAAACAGTATGATGCCCTGGATGAAAAAGAAAGACTTATAACTGAAGAGTTTGAGGCTGTCATGAAAGAAGAGAAGGAAAGAACAGATAGTTTCAATGCGATTAAGCAGGAGAGATATAATTTGTTCATGGGTGCTTTCAACCGTATATCTGGTAACATAGATAAAATCTACAAACAACTTACAAAGAGCAACACACATCTTTTTGGTGGAACAGCATACCTATATTTGGAAAATGAAGACGATCCATTTCAACATGGCATCAAGTACACTGCCATGCCTCCCACAAAGGCATTCTTCGATATGGATCAACTTTCTGGTGGCGAAAAGACGATTTCTGCGCTTGCGTTGATATTCTCCATTCATAG TTATAAGCCTTCACCATTTTTCATACTTGATGAAGTTGATGCTGCATTGGACAACTTGAATGTTGCGAAAGTTGCTAGCTTTATTCGTTCAAAATCTTGTGAAGGAGCGAGGGCTAATCAAGATACCAATGATGGAAAGGGTTTTCAGATAATTCAAATATCACAGAAAAATCACTTCTATGACAAAGCTGAAGTGTTAGTCGGGGTTTGCAGAGACTCTAAAAGTGGCAGTTCGAGAACTCTCTCGCTTGATCTCACTAAATACCGGGAGTCctaa
- the LOC25479420 gene encoding equilibrative nucleotide transporter 1: protein MVFTDSDSTLLLPSSSSSETTKKAPQDKYHLAYITYFILGFGYLLPWNAFITAVDYFSYLYPEASVDRIFAVVYMLVGLFGLTVIILYRHKSHAYVRINLGLALFVVSLLLVPLIDVFYVKGRVGFYGGFYVAVGAVGLSGVADALVQGSIVGSAGELPERYMQAVIAGTAASGVLVSFLRIFTKAVYTQDVSGLQKSANLYFAVSIVIMFLCMVLYNVAHKLPIMKYYDELKIQAVAVEDDNSPLTGSVWRSTVWDTVGTIKWYGVALMLIYVVTLAIFPGYITEDVHSQLLKDWYPVLLITCFNVFDLVGKSLTAVYLLENAKIAIGCCIARLLFFPLFLGCLHGPKFFRTEIPVTILTCLLGLTNGYLTSVLMILAPKTVKLQHAETAGIVSVLFLVFGLASGSIIAWFWVI, encoded by the exons ATGGTATTCACCGATTCCGATTCAACTCTTCTtttaccatcatcatcatcttcagaAACAACCAAAAAAGCACCACAAGACAAATACCATTTAGCATACATAACCTATTTCATCCTCGGTTTCGGTTATTTACTTCCATGGAATGCATTCATCACAGCCGTTGATTATTTCTCTTATCTTTACCCTGAAGCAAGCGTTGATCGCATCTTCGCCGTTGTTTACATGCTCGTTGGTCTCTTTGGTCTTACTGTGATTATTCTTTATAGGCATAAATCTCATGCTTATGTTAGGATTAACTTGGGTCTTGCTCTTTTTGTTGTTTCGTTGCTGCTTGTTCCTTTGATTGATGTTTTTTATGTTAAGGGTCGGGTCGGGTTTTACGGTGGGTTTTATGTTGCTGTTGGTGCTGTTGGACTTTCGGGTGTTGCTGATGCATTGGTGCAGGGTTCAATTGTTGGATCTGCTGGTGAGTTGCCGGAGAGGTATATGCAAGCTGTCATTGCTGGCACTGCTGCTTCTG GGGTACTTGTTTCTTTCCTGAGAATATTTACAAAAGCTGTTTACACACAAGATGTCTCCGGTCTGCAAAAGAGTGCAAATCTCTACTTTGCGGTATCAATTGTGATTATGTTCCTATGCATGGTTTTGTACAATGTAGCTCACAAACTTCCCATTATGAAGTACTACGATGAACTAAAGATTCAGGCAGTCGCTGTGGAAGACGACAACAGTCCTTTGACTGGATCTGTTTGGAGATCAACTGTATGGGATACCGTGGGAACAATCAAGTGGTATGGAGTTGCATTAATGCTCATTTATGTTGTGACACTCGCAATATTTCCAGGTTACATTACAGAGGATGTCCACTCTCAACTTCTTAAGGATTGGTATCCAGTTCTCCTTATTACTTGCTTTAATGTTTTTGACCTAGTCGGCAAAAGCCTTACCGCAGTATACCTTCTAGAGAATGCAAAAATTGCTATTGGTTGTTGCATAGCAAGACTGTTGTTTTTCCCTCTCTTCTTGGGATGCCTACATGGTCCAAAATTCTTCCGGACAGAGATTCCTGTCACAATACTGACTTGTCTCTTGGGGCTTACAAATGGATACCTTACCAGTGTATTGATGATTTTAGCTCCTAAAACCGTAAAGTTACAGCATGCCGAGACTGCCGGGATTGTGAGTGTGTTATTCTTAGTTTTCGGTCTGGCTTCTGGTTCTATTATTGCTTGGTTTTGGGTCATCTGA